Proteins encoded within one genomic window of Gemmobacter sp.:
- a CDS encoding ActR/PrrA/RegA family redox response regulator transcription factor codes for MSEFDPAELGEDRSLLLVDDDEPFVKRLAKAMEKRGFQPETAESVAMGKAIAQSRPPAYAVVDLRLEDGNGLDVVEALRERRPDCRIVVLTGYGAIATAVAAVKIGATDYLSKPADANDITNALLSRGESLPPPPENPMSADRVRWEHIQRVYEQCDRNVSETARRLNMHRRTLQRILAKRSPR; via the coding sequence ATGTCCGAATTCGACCCGGCCGAACTGGGCGAAGACCGCTCGCTCCTGCTGGTGGATGATGACGAGCCGTTCGTGAAACGGCTTGCCAAGGCCATGGAAAAGCGCGGCTTTCAGCCTGAAACCGCAGAAAGCGTGGCCATGGGCAAGGCGATTGCCCAAAGCCGCCCGCCCGCCTATGCCGTGGTTGACCTGCGGCTGGAAGATGGCAATGGGCTGGATGTGGTCGAGGCGCTGCGCGAACGCCGGCCCGACTGCCGCATCGTGGTGCTGACCGGATATGGCGCGATCGCGACAGCGGTTGCTGCGGTCAAGATTGGGGCCACGGATTACCTGTCGAAACCGGCCGATGCCAATGACATCACCAATGCGCTGCTGTCGCGCGGGGAATCCCTGCCGCCGCCGCCCGAAAACCCGATGTCGGCAGACCGGGTGCGCTGGGAACATATCCAGCGGGTCTATGAGCAATGCGACCGGAACGTTTCGGAGACCGCACGGCGGCTGAACATGCACCGTCGCACGCTTCAGCGGATTCTTGCCAAACGCAGCCCGCGATAG
- a CDS encoding SCO family protein — protein MLKIYAGVAVAAVAALIGGSAWYVMQRQSADPYAECRQSAIAGGPGAIGGPFTLVDQTGRTVTDKDVITKPALVYFGYTFCPDVCPLDNTRNVEAVDILEEMGHEVTPVFISIDPDRDTPEVMAGYAEVLHPRMIALTGSPEQVQAASRAYRTYYKAQDKTDDYYLVDHSTFTYLVDPQKGFLEFFKRELTPEDMASQVACFLDRS, from the coding sequence ATGCTCAAGATCTATGCAGGGGTTGCCGTGGCGGCCGTGGCCGCGCTGATCGGCGGCAGCGCCTGGTATGTGATGCAGCGTCAGTCGGCGGACCCTTATGCGGAATGCCGGCAATCGGCAATCGCGGGCGGTCCCGGTGCAATCGGCGGGCCGTTCACGCTGGTGGACCAGACCGGCCGCACGGTGACGGACAAGGATGTCATCACCAAGCCGGCGCTGGTCTATTTCGGCTATACCTTCTGCCCGGATGTCTGCCCGCTGGACAATACCCGCAACGTCGAGGCGGTGGATATTCTGGAGGAGATGGGCCACGAGGTGACGCCGGTATTCATCTCGATCGACCCCGATCGCGATACGCCCGAAGTGATGGCCGGCTATGCCGAGGTTCTGCACCCCCGCATGATCGCTCTGACCGGATCGCCCGAACAGGTGCAAGCTGCCTCGCGCGCGTATCGCACCTATTACAAGGCGCAGGACAAGACCGACGATTACTATCTGGTCGATCATTCCACCTTCACCTATCTGGTCGACCCGCAGAAGGGGTTCCTGGAATTCTTCAAGCGCGAACTGACGCCCGAGGATATGGCCTCGCAGGTGGCCTGTTTTCTGGACCGCAGCTAG
- the regB gene encoding sensor histidine kinase RegB, with protein MLPFATDLQVRTESSTWIRLRTLILLRWIAVAGQVAAILAASVWFGMALPLGPCAMAVGLSVIANLVSMTVLPASYRLTRGGALAMLLFDLAQLALLLALTGGLNNPFALLVVVPVTIAATGLTDRETAIIGAATLVCAGLFALFRLPLRLADGTELRMPPLLEFGHAIAIVIGVGFLAIYARRVSGEIRSMSEALMATQMALAREQKLTDLGGVVAAAAHELGTPLATIKLVSSELIEELADRDGLEDLREDAALIRDQADRCRVILQSMGRAGKDDLHLRHAPLDTVLREAAEPHSHRGKVLRFDLHPATGADTRQPQIRRAPEIIHGLRNLIQNAVDFATTTVWVEGQWSGDRLVVRIIDDGPGYPPNLLGRIGDPFLRPRADEGRDRPGYEGMGLGLFIAKTLLERSGATLSFANGGDPFLRQDERPARSGAIVVVSWPRALVVAPQDGPLGENRPIE; from the coding sequence ATGCTGCCTTTTGCCACTGACCTTCAGGTGCGGACGGAATCCAGCACCTGGATCCGGCTGCGCACGCTGATCCTGCTGCGCTGGATCGCGGTTGCGGGCCAGGTGGCGGCGATCCTCGCCGCCTCGGTCTGGTTCGGCATGGCGCTGCCGCTGGGCCCCTGCGCCATGGCCGTGGGCCTGTCGGTGATCGCCAATCTGGTGTCCATGACGGTGCTGCCGGCCAGCTACCGCCTGACCAGGGGCGGCGCGCTGGCGATGCTGCTGTTCGACCTGGCGCAACTGGCGCTGTTGCTGGCGCTGACCGGCGGGCTGAACAACCCCTTTGCGCTGCTGGTCGTGGTGCCCGTCACCATTGCCGCCACCGGGCTGACCGACCGGGAAACGGCGATCATCGGGGCGGCGACGCTGGTCTGCGCCGGGCTGTTCGCGCTGTTTCGCCTGCCGCTGCGGCTGGCCGACGGCACCGAATTGCGGATGCCGCCGCTGCTGGAATTCGGCCATGCCATCGCCATCGTGATCGGGGTGGGGTTCCTGGCAATTTATGCCCGCCGCGTTTCGGGCGAAATCCGCAGCATGTCCGAGGCGCTGATGGCCACCCAGATGGCCCTGGCCCGCGAACAGAAGCTGACCGACCTTGGCGGTGTCGTGGCCGCCGCCGCGCATGAACTGGGAACGCCGCTGGCCACCATCAAGCTGGTCAGTTCCGAACTGATCGAGGAACTGGCCGACCGCGACGGGCTGGAGGATTTGCGCGAGGACGCCGCCCTGATCCGCGATCAGGCCGACCGCTGCCGCGTGATCCTGCAATCCATGGGCCGCGCCGGCAAGGATGACCTGCACCTGCGCCATGCCCCGCTGGACACCGTGCTGCGCGAGGCGGCAGAGCCGCACAGCCACCGCGGCAAGGTGCTGCGCTTTGACCTGCATCCTGCCACGGGCGCCGATACCCGCCAGCCCCAGATCCGCCGCGCACCGGAAATCATCCATGGCCTGCGTAACCTGATCCAGAACGCGGTGGACTTTGCCACCACCACCGTCTGGGTCGAGGGCCAGTGGTCCGGCGACCGGCTGGTCGTGCGCATCATCGACGATGGCCCGGGTTATCCGCCCAACCTGCTGGGCCGCATCGGCGATCCCTTCCTGCGCCCCCGCGCCGACGAAGGGCGCGACCGCCCGGGCTACGAGGGGATGGGGCTGGGCCTGTTCATCGCCAAGACGCTGCTGGAACGGTCGGGCGCAACGCTCAGCTTTGCCAATGGCGGCGACCCCTTCCTGCGGCAGGATGAACGCCCGGCCCGGTCGGGCGCCATTGTCGTGGTGTCCTGGCCGCGTGCCCTGGTGGTGGCCCCGCAGGATGGCCCGCTGGGCGAAAACCGCCCCATCGAATGA
- a CDS encoding aminotransferase class I/II-fold pyridoxal phosphate-dependent enzyme, producing the protein MAFPQRFSDLPEYAFPRLRALLDHHQPGGTPLAMTIGEPKHPFPAWVGEVLAQNLGGFGVYPPNDGTPELLAAISGWIGRRYGVEIPAARLMNLNGTREGLFNTLVALCPETRNGKRPAVLIPNPFYQVYAVATLAIGAEPIYVNAGAATGFLPDYRSLPADVLDRVAVAYICSPANPQGAVASAEYLADLLDLAEKHDFTVFCDECYSEIWRSAPPPGLLQVAAAKGTDPERVVVFNSLSKRSNVPGVRSGFVAAGPKSMAEIRRLRSYSGAPVPLPLQKVSERLWADEAHVVENQRLYHDKFRDAAQVFAGHQGVTLPEGGFFLWMPVDDGEQAALDLWQKTGVRVLPGAYLARDAGGENPGKGYIRVALVAPAEETKRGLTMIRDCLYG; encoded by the coding sequence ATGGCATTTCCCCAGCGGTTCTCCGACTTGCCGGAGTATGCGTTCCCGCGTTTGCGGGCGCTTCTGGACCATCATCAACCGGGCGGCACCCCGCTTGCGATGACCATTGGCGAGCCGAAACACCCGTTTCCGGCCTGGGTCGGCGAGGTGCTGGCACAGAACCTGGGTGGCTTCGGCGTATATCCGCCGAATGATGGCACGCCCGAATTGCTGGCGGCGATTTCCGGCTGGATCGGGCGGCGCTATGGCGTGGAAATTCCGGCTGCGCGGCTGATGAACCTGAACGGCACGCGCGAAGGGCTGTTCAATACGCTGGTCGCCCTGTGCCCGGAAACCAGGAACGGCAAGCGGCCGGCGGTGCTGATCCCGAACCCGTTCTATCAGGTCTATGCGGTGGCGACGCTGGCGATCGGGGCCGAACCGATCTACGTCAATGCCGGTGCCGCGACCGGGTTCCTGCCCGATTACCGCAGCCTGCCGGCAGATGTGCTGGACCGCGTGGCGGTGGCCTATATCTGTTCGCCGGCCAATCCGCAGGGTGCCGTCGCCTCGGCCGAATATCTGGCCGATCTGCTGGACCTGGCGGAAAAGCACGATTTCACTGTGTTCTGCGACGAATGCTATTCCGAGATCTGGCGCAGCGCCCCGCCCCCCGGCCTGTTGCAGGTGGCCGCGGCCAAAGGGACGGATCCCGAGCGGGTGGTGGTCTTCAACTCGTTGTCGAAACGGTCGAACGTGCCGGGCGTGCGGTCGGGGTTCGTGGCGGCCGGGCCGAAATCCATGGCCGAAATCCGCCGCCTGCGGTCCTATTCCGGTGCGCCGGTGCCGCTGCCGTTGCAGAAGGTGTCGGAACGGTTGTGGGCCGACGAGGCGCATGTGGTGGAAAACCAGCGGCTCTATCACGACAAGTTCCGCGATGCGGCGCAGGTCTTTGCCGGGCATCAGGGCGTGACCCTGCCCGAAGGCGGCTTTTTCCTGTGGATGCCAGTGGATGATGGCGAACAGGCCGCGCTGGACCTGTGGCAAAAGACCGGCGTGCGCGTGCTGCCCGGCGCCTATCTGGCGCGGGATGCCGGCGGCGAAAACCCGGGCAAGGGCTATATCCGGGTGGCCCTGGTCGCCCCGGCCGAAGAAACCAAGCGCGGTCTGACGATGATCCGCGACTGTCTATACGGGTGA
- a CDS encoding H-NS histone family protein, with the protein MDFDLNALSLRELKDLQGRVAKAVATYEDRRKKEALAELEDKAREMGFALADLLSLQSAKTGRSRGESVPKYANPADPGDTWSGRGRKPRWFIDGLAGGKTPEDMAV; encoded by the coding sequence ATGGATTTCGATCTCAACGCGCTGTCGCTTCGTGAACTCAAGGATCTGCAAGGCCGCGTCGCGAAGGCCGTCGCGACCTATGAAGACCGTCGCAAGAAGGAAGCCCTTGCCGAGCTGGAGGACAAGGCCCGTGAAATGGGCTTTGCCCTGGCAGATCTGCTGTCGCTGCAATCCGCCAAGACCGGACGGTCGCGCGGAGAGTCGGTTCCGAAATACGCCAATCCTGCCGATCCGGGCGATACCTGGTCGGGCCGCGGGCGCAAGCCGCGCTGGTTCATCGACGGGTTGGCCGGCGGCAAGACGCCCGAGGACATGGCGGTCTGA